From a region of the Cucumis sativus cultivar 9930 chromosome 6, Cucumber_9930_V3, whole genome shotgun sequence genome:
- the LOC116404742 gene encoding protein WHAT'S THIS FACTOR 9, mitochondrial-like, protein MSFPRGFDLQKKVMNWVEEWQDLPYISPYENAFHLAPNSDQAEKWAVAVLHELLYLTISKKTEKENIFCLGDYLGFGSRFKKAIAHHPGIFYVSNKIRTQTVVLREAYKKDFLVEKHPLMGMRHQYLHLMNKVIRKPRPGILKDTGCYKILPKFFSCAVVHLLLLSSVAF, encoded by the exons ATGAGTTTCCCGAGGGGTTTTGATTTGCAAAAGAAAGTGATGAATTGGGTGGAGGAGTGGCAGGATCTGCCTTACATTTCGCCCTATGAAAATGCATTCCATCTAGCACCAAATAGTGACCAAGCTGAGAAATGGGCTGTGGCTGTTCTCCATGAGTTGCTTTATCTTACGATCTCAAAgaaaaccgaaaaggagaaCATCTTCTGCTTGGGAGACTATTTGGGGTTTGGTTCTAGGTTTAAGAAAGCCATAGCTCATCACCCAGGTATATTTTATGTCTCAAACAAGATTAGAACACAAACTGTAGTTCTTCGGGAGGCTTATAAGAAGGATTTTTTGGTAGAGAAGCACCCTTTGATGGGGATGAGGCATCAGTACCTTCACCTTATGAACAAAGTTATAAGGAAACCTAGACCAG gTATATTAAAAGATACAGGCTGTTACAAAATTCTTCccaaattttttagttgtgCAGTGGTCCATCTTCTTCTGCTATCCTCTGTAGCTTTCTGA